A single region of the Triticum dicoccoides isolate Atlit2015 ecotype Zavitan chromosome 2B, WEW_v2.0, whole genome shotgun sequence genome encodes:
- the LOC119366669 gene encoding uncharacterized protein LOC119366669 yields MSGGIRRLVNLGVYDGRNRVYSLRRLDLSKMGLFHRTAEEAAADGKLLPTLTPAKASAPNRRRICKADLAAAEAAAPTIRTPASELVIKSPEVSSSLPTHHRVHFLPTASEDKVVLGDRANRMFRFDGGEGRRWIESLPSLHEHKHSPLSIAVPPSDVHLHDGQDGGDMYIIDRILHPDKSEAKPQFEALVWRAEHPRSFCRSTWHCDILSLPQWIIHQKHAYVCGHALVGGDTICFSIAEAEGTGTYCFHIASREWSKAGDWVMPFQGKAEYVLELGLWFGESSGLPCAANISGVVRGEEPLQEKLRIWVDDDLPEEWQPSELCRSKVISLGLGRFIVVDFLDAMVLDKDCNEMVTGKQFALFTGMEVVYDNGRSKGSVKNVSNGAGKDNDNYNSDTKGMMRGLRMVKHKSKRYMFNVQQSIDAVL; encoded by the coding sequence ATGAGCGGCGGCATCCGGCGGTTGGTGAACCTGGGGGTGTATGATGGGCGCAACCGTGTATATTCGCTCCGACGTTTGGACCTCTCCAAGATGGGCTTGTTTCACCGGACGGCAGAAGAGGCGGCCGCGGATGGCAAGCTGCTGCCAACACTCACGCCCGCCAAGGCCTCGGCGCCCAACAGGAGAAGGATCTGCAAGGCTGacctggcggcggcggaggccgcggcGCCCACCATCCGGACGCCGGCGAGCGAGCTGGTCATTAAGTCACCGGAAGTATCAAGCAGCCTGCCGACCCATCACCGCGTCCATTTCCTCCCCACCGCCTCGGAGGACAAGGTCGTCTTGGGCGACCGCGCGAACCGCATGTTCCGCTTCGATGGCGGCGAGGGCCGCCGCTGGATCGAGAGCCTGCCAAGCCTCCACGAGCACAAACACTCGCCGCTGTCCATCGCCGTCCCTCCGTCGGACGTGCACCTGCATGACGGCCAAGACGGCGGTGACATGTACATCATCGATAGGATCCTCCATCCAGACAAGTCGGAGGCGAAGCCGCAGTTCGAGGCCCTGGTGTGGAGGGCGGAGCACCCGCGCTCCTTTTGTAGAAGTACCTGGCACTGCGACATCCTTTCGCTACCGCAGTGGATCATCCACCAGAAGCACGCCTACGTCTGTGGTCACGCCCTCGTCGGCGGCGACACCATCTGCTTCTCCATCGCCGAAGCCGAGGGCACTGGCACCTACTGCTTCCACATCGCTAGTCGCGAGTGGAGTAAGGCTGGCGACTGGGTTATGCCATTCCAGGGCAAGGCGGAGTATGTTCTGGAGCTCGGGCTCTGGTTCGGCGAATCAAGCGGCCTCCCCTGCGCCGCCAATATCTCTGGCGTCGTCAGAGGGGAGGAGCCATTGCAGGAGAAATTGCGGATCTGGGTGGATGATGACCTGCCAGAGGAGTGGCAACCGAGCGAATTGTGTAGGTCCAAGGTCATCAGCCTCGGTTTGGGCAGGTTCATCGTAGTAGACTTCTTGGATGCCATGGTACTCGACAAGGATTGCAACGAGATGGTTACGGGCAAGCAATTTGCCCTCTTCACTGGTATGGAGGTAGTGTACGATAACGGCCGCAGCAAGGGCAGTGTCAAAAATGTCAGCAATGGTGCTGGCAAAGACAATGACAACTACAATAGTGATACCAAAGGGATGATGCGTGGCCTACGTATGGTTAAGCACAAATCCAAACGTTACATGTTTAACGTGCAACAGAGTATCGACGCGGTGCTGTAA
- the LOC119361630 gene encoding cysteine-rich receptor-like protein kinase 25, which produces MSTGGITLENLPKELPLDFFKEITNNFASEIGSGAFGSVYKGTLGGGGVVAVKKLAENSPVPRDEIFKKEVQNIMVLEHENIVKFLAYCREGQNRLVQSNGRHIIAEITETLLCYEYVPNGSLEQKLFGESIDIDWDTRFKIIKGVCEGIRYLHGLPSPVLHLGLKPQNIFLDGNMAPKIAEFGFSRIFGEDQTRMNTRSVVGSVGYMAPEYLYNGEISARSDIYSLGLIIMEISTREKNSSSADQKHARKYIDAVKENWSQEKIMSEYPELEDADFSQIEACIKIALQCVEIDQKKRPSIQEIISKFQ; this is translated from the exons ATGAGCACCGGCGGTATAACCCTAGAAAACCTGCCGAAGGAACTACCACTAGACTTTTTCAAGGAAATTACAAATAACTTTGCCAGTGAAATAGGTTCAGGTGCATTTGGGTCTGTTTATAAG GGGACTCTGGGTGGTGGTGGAGTGGTGGCTGTGAAGAAACTCGCGGAAAATTCACCTGTGCCACGCGATGAAATATTTAAGAAGGAGGTTCAGAATATTATGGTGCTCGAACATGAAAATATTGTCAAGTTTCTTGCATACTGCCGTGAAGGACAAAACAGATTGGTCCAGAGCAATGGAAGACACATTATTGCAGAGATTACTGAAACTTTGCTCTGCTATGAATACGTACCTAATGGGAGCCTTGAGCAGAAGCTTTTTG GTGAATCCATTGACATTGATTGGGACACACGGTTCAAAATAATAAAGGGGGTCTGTGAGGGTATACGTTATCTGCATGGATTGCCTAGTCCGGTTCTCCATTTGGGTCTGAAGCCTCAAAATATATTCCTGGATGGAAACATGGCACCGAAAATTGCAGAATTTGGATTCTCAAGAATATTTGGCGAAGACCAAACCCGAATGAACACACGAAGTGTTGTGGGATCTGT TGGATATATGGCCCCAGAGTATCTATATAATGGTGAAATCTCGGCCCGCTCAGACATATATAGTTTAGGCCTAATCATAATGGAGATATCCACGAGAGAGAAGAATAGTTCCAGCGCCGACCAGAAGCATGCAAGGAAATATATTGATGCC GTAAAAGAAAACTGGTCGCAAGAGAAAATAATGTCTGAGTACCCCGAGTTAGAAGATGCTGATTTTTCTCAAATAGAAGCCTGCATCAAGATTGCTCTGCAATGTGTGGAGATTGATCAGAAGAAGAGACCTTCCATTCAGGAGATTATCAGCAAGTTTCAGTAA